One window of Nymphaea colorata isolate Beijing-Zhang1983 chromosome 11, ASM883128v2, whole genome shotgun sequence genomic DNA carries:
- the LOC116263928 gene encoding uncharacterized protein LOC116263928: MGRTACSFIFPIVLLPLGLVVVDMAESPFWYCTGNSNYTANSTFDHNLRSALASLEANVSLTSFYNATEGRKPDQVIAAVQCRGDLDGEACQACVSESTTEITQRCPNSRAALFAFQSCVMYYRDTNFIIPPSFMDISLPGPGAIPDPQRFRTMLISFFNKLIVSATTNPSGRLFWGDKFHYTEDVTVYCTAQCVRYLAPQDCKSCLDMAFIRMLKDFADRQGGATFSRMACSVRFETYPFFTPPSHQIDTSAVNFITSDCSPPASSGMIGTPFHRNFKLLLSYLTETAPISGFYNDAVGFGSNQVYGQLLCRGDVPVDVCWNCTAQASTKIQELCPNSRRATIWFDHCQLRYSDVRFAGTVDVYDRACQAAAEDASSPASFNQNLRILIANLTSLVAPTFPNRFFATGTSVLTDSKRINALVQCVRDIPLDQCRWCLQNASADIEGCCNGKQGCRILRGSCSLAFGVRPFFFGDPTFVSLPHPNHRHKRWWIFTIIGIIGVVVLAGVWVLCLVRRRQKPLKILEHKEASLFDVGSTKENKAHYDLPQISLKAIQSATVNFAEENKIGEGGYGPVYMGKLPNGQEVAVKRLSGNSGQGLKEFRNEIELIAKLQHTNLVRLIGCCLEKGEKLLIYEYMPNKSLDALLKDPKGRILLNWGKRSNIIMGIARGLLYLHQDSRLNIIHRDLKAGNVLLDEQLNPKISDFGMARIFSGVHGQETTSVVVGTYGYMAPEYAMDGVFSTKSDVYSFGILLLEIISGQLNSSFVDTHQAHSLVGHASRLWGEGNGKGFIDPVLKETSSTGEMLRCLQIGLLCIQDSASRPTMSTVVLMLGNKSLDLPLPKQPAFIQENVVESCQLFSSDIESVPISSTNGLSPKTACCFIFLVVLLLPLGLVDMAKSPFWYCTGNSNYTANSTFDHNLRRVLASLEANVSLTSFSNATEGRKPDQVTAVVQCRGDLDGEACKACVSESTTEITQRCPNSRAALLTFQSCIIYYRDTNFIIPPSFMDISLPGPGAIPDTQRFRSMLISFFNKLIVSATTNPSGRLFWGDKFHYTEDVTVYCTAQCMRNLAPQDCKSCLDMAFVRMLKDFADRQGGATYYRMACSVRFDTYPFFTPPSHQIDTSTVNFIASDCSSPASSGMIGTPFHRNFKLLLSYLTETAPISGFYNDAVGLGSNQAYGQLLCRGDVPVDVCWNCTAQASTKIQEMCPNSRRATIWFDHCQLRYSDVRFAGTVDVYDRACQEAAEDASSPASFNQNLRILISNLTSLVAPTFPNPFFATGTYVLTDSKRINALVQCVRDIPLDQCRWCLQNASADIEGCCNGKQGCRILRGSCSLAFGVQPFFFGDPTFVSLPHPNHRHKRWWIFTIIGIFGVVVLAGVWVLCLVRRRQKPLKILEHKEASLFDVGSTKENKAHYDLPQISLKAIQSATVNFAEENKIGEGGYGPVYMGKLPNGQVAVKRLSGNSGQGLKEFRNEIELIAKLQHTNLVRLIGCCLEKGEKMLIYEYMPNKSLDALLKDPEGRILLNWGKRSNIIMGIARGLLYLHQDSRLNIIHRDLKAGNVLLDEQLNPKISDFGMARIFSGVHGQETTSVVVGTYGYMAPEYAMDGVFSTKSDVYSFGILLLEIISGQLNSSFVDTQQAHSLVEHASRLWGEGNGKGFVDPVLKDTSSTGEMLRCLQIGLLCIQDFASRPTMSTVVLMLGNKSLDLPLPRQPAFI, encoded by the exons ATGGGCAGAACAGCCTGCAGCTTCATTTTCCCAATTGTTCTTCTTCCGCTGGGGCTCGTAGTGGTCGACATGGCGGAGTCTCCCTTTTGGTACTGCACCGGAAACTCCAACTACACGGCGAACAGCACCTTCGACCACAACCTGCGCAGCGCGTTGGCCTCTCTGGAAGCCAACGTTTCGCTCACCAGCTTCTACAATGCCACCGAGGGAAGAAAACCCGACCAAGTCATTGCCGCGGTTCAGTGTCGAGGCGACCTCGACGGCGAAGCTTGTCAGGCCTGTGTATCTGAGTCTACCACAGAGATCACCCAGCGCTGCCCCAACAGCAGGGCGGCTCTCTTTGCCTTCCAAAGCTGCGTCATGTACTACCGCGATACCAACTTCATCATACCTCCCTCATTTATGGATATTTCTCTCCCGGGCCCTGGCGCCATCCCCGACCCCCAAAGGTTCAGGACCAtgctcatttcctttttcaacaAGCTCATCGTTTCTGCTACCACCAATCCTTCGGGACGCTTGTTCTGGGGCGACAAGTTCCACTACACTGAAGACGTGACTGTCTACTGCACAGCACAGTGCGTACGATATTTGGCACCACAGGACTGTAAATCTTGCTTAGACATGGCTTTCATCCGAATGCTCAAAGATTTTGCAGACAGACAGGGCGGTGCAACTTTTTCTAGAATGGCGTGCTCTGTAAGATTCGAGACCTACCCCTTTTTCACTCCCCCATCTCACCAGATTGACACTAGCGCCGTAAATTTCATCACATCCGACTGCTCCCCACCGGCATCGAGCGGCATGATAGGCACCCCTTTCCATAGAAACTTCAAGCTTCTGCTCTCTTATCTGACAGAGACCGCGCCAATCTCTGGCTTCTACAACGACGCCGTCGGCTTTGGGTCCAACCAAGTCTATGGCCAACTCTTGTGCCGAGGCGACGTCCCTGTAGACGTTTGCTGGAACTGCACAGCCCAGGCTTCTACCAAAATCCAGGAGCTGTGCCCCAACAGCAGAAGGGCAACCATATGGTTCGACCACTGCCAGTTGCGCTACTCTGACGTGAGGTTCGCTGGCACGGTAGATGTCTATGACAGGGCATGCCAAGCAGCAGCAGAGGATGCGTCAAGCCCAGCAAGCTTCAATCAGAACTTGAGAATCCTCATCGCCAACCTGACCTCGCTGGTGGCGCCGACCTTTCCCAATCGCTTTTTTGCTACAGGGACTTCCGTGCTTACGGACTCAAAGAGGATCAACGCTTTGGTGCAGTGCGTGAGAGATATACCTCTGGACCAATGTAGGTGGTGCTTGCAGAATGCCAGCGCTGATATTGAGGGATGCTGTAATGGAAAACAAGGCTGTCGCATCCTCAGGGGAAGCTGCAGTTTGGCTTTCGGAGTGCGGCCCTTCTTTTTTGGCGATCCCACATTCGTATCCCTTCCGCACCCCAACCATC GGCATAAACGCTGGTGGATATTTACCATTATCGGCATCATTGGCGTGGTAGTGTTAGCAGGAGTATGGGTGTTGTGCTTGGTTCGGAGAAGACAGAAACCTTTAA AGATTCTAGAACATAAAGAAGCCTCTTTGTTTGATGTTGGGAGTACAAAAGAGAACAAGGCACACTATGATCTACCACAAATCAGCCTAAAGGCAATACAGAGTGCTACAGTAAATTTTGCGGAAGAAAATAAGATTGGAGAAGGTGGATATGGTCCTGTTTACATG GGGAAGCTTCCCAATGGACAAGAAGTGGCTGTGAAGAGGCTGTCTGGAAACTCTGGGCAAGGTTTAAAGGAGTTCAGGAATGAAATTGAGTTGattgccaaacttcaacataCAAACCTGGTTAGGCTGATTGGTTGCTGCTTGGAGAAGGGGGAGAAGCTgctcatatatgaatatatgccAAATAAAAGCCTCGATGCCTTGCTGAAAG ATCCAAAAGGCCGCATATTGTTGAATTGGGGAAAGAGGTCCAATATCATCATGGGAATTGCAAGGGGGCTCCTTTATCTTCACCAAGATTCTCGACTTAACATCATTCATCGGGATCTCAAGGCTGGCAACGTGTTGTTAGATGAGCAACTAAATCCTAAGATTTCTGACTTTGGAATGGCAAGAATTTTCAGTGGAGTTCACGGACAAGAAACTACCAGTGTTGTTGTTGGCACATA TGGATACATGGCACCAGAATATGCTATGGATGGCGTGTTCTCGACTAAATCTGACGTTTACAGCTTTGGTATTTTGTTGCTGGAAATCATCAGTGGCCAACTGAATTCAAGTTTCGTTGATACTCACCAAGCTCACAGCCTTGTCGGGCAT GCCTCGAGATTGTGGGGTGAAGGAAACGGGAAAGGGTTCATTGATCCAGTCCTGAAAGAGACAAGTTCAACCGGTGAAATGCTAAGATGTCTGCAAATTGGCTTGCTCTGCATTCAAGATTCTGCAAGCAGACCAACCATGTCAACAGTGGTTCTCATGCTTGGGAACAAGTCTTTGGATCTCCCCTTGCCCAAGCAACCTGCATTTATCCAGGAGAATGTTGTGGAATCATGTCAATTATTTTCTTCTGATATAGAGTCTGTTCCTATTAGCAGTACAAATGGGCTTTCACCGAA AACAGCCTGCTGCTTCATTTTCctagttgttcttcttcttccgctgGGGCTCGTGGACATGGCCAAGTCTCCCTTTTGGTACTGCACCGGCAACTCCAACTACACGGCGAACAGCACCTTCGACCACAACCTGCGCCGCGTGTTGGCCTCCCTGGAAGCCAACGTTTCCCTCACCAGCTTCTCCAATGCCACCGAGGGCAGGAAACCCGACCAAGTCACTGCCGTGGTTCAGTGTCGAGGCGACCTCGACGGCGAAGCTTGTAAGGCCTGTGTATCTGAGTCTACCACAGAGATCACCCAGCGCTGCCCCAACAGCAGGGCGGCTCTCCTTACCTTCCAAAGCTGCATCATCTACTACCGCGATACCAACTTCATCATTCCTCCCTCATTTATGGATATTTCTCTCCCGGGCCCTGGCGCCATCCCCGACACCCAAAGGTTCAGGTCCAtgctcatttcctttttcaacaAGCTCATCGTTTCCGCTACCACCAATCCTTCGGGACGCTTGTTCTGGGGCGACAAGTTCCATTACACTGAAGACGTGACTGTCTACTGCACAGCACAGTGCATGCGAAATTTGGCACCACAGGACTGTAAATCTTGCTTAGACATGGCCTTCGTCCGAATGCTCAAAGATTTTGCAGACAGACAAGGCGGTGCAACTTACTATAGAATGGCGTGCTCTGTAAGATTCGATACCTACCCCTTTTTCACTCCCCCATCTCACCAGATTGACACTAGCACCGTAAATTTCATCGCATCCGACTGCTCCTCACCGGCATCGAGCGGCATGATAGGCACCCCTTTCCATAGAAACTTCAAGCTTCTGCTCTCTTATCTGACAGAGACGGCGCCAATCTCTGGCTTCTACAACGACGCCGTCGGCCTTGGCTCCAACCAAGCCTATGGCCAACTCTTGTGCCGAGGCGACGTCCCTGTAGACGTTTGCTGGAACTGCACAGCCCAGGCTTCTACCAAAATTCAGGAGATGTGCCCCAACAGCAGAAGGGCAACCATATGGTTCGACCACTGCCAGTTGCGCTACTCTGACGTGAGGTTCGCTGGCACGGTAGATGTCTATGACAGGGCATGCCAAGAAGCAGCAGAGGATGCGTCAAGCCCAGCAAGCTTCAATCAGAACTTGAGAATCCTCATCTCGAACCTGACCTCGCTGGTGGCGCCGACCTTTCCCAATCCCTTTTTTGCTACAGGGACTTACGTGCTTACGGACTCAAAGAGGATCAACGCTTTGGTGCAGTGCGTGAGAGATATACCTCTGGACCAATGTAGGTGGTGCTTGCAGAATGCCAGCGCTGATATTGAGGGATGCTGTAATGGAAAACAAGGCTGTCGCATCCTCAGGGGAAGCTGCAGTTTGGCTTTCGGAGTGCAGCCCTTCTTTTTTGGCGATCCCACATTCGTATCCCTTCCGCACCCCAACCATC GGCATAAGCGCTGGTGGATATTTACCATTATCGGCATCTTTGGCGTGGTAGTCTTAGCAGGAGTATGGGTGTTGTGCTTAGTTCGGAGAAGACAGAAACCTTTAA AGATTCTAGAACATAAAGAAGCCTCTTTGTTTGATGTTGGGAGTACAAAAGAGAACAAGGCACACTATGATCTACCACAAATCAGCCTAAAGGCAATACAGAGTGCTACAGTAAATTTTGCGGAAGAAAATAAGATTGGAGAAGGTGGATATGGTCCTGTTTACATG GGGAAGCTTCCCAATGGACAAGTGGCTGTGAAGAGGCTGTCTGGAAACTCTGGGCAAGGTTTAAAGGAGTTCAGGAATGAAATTGAGTTGattgccaaacttcaacataCAAACCTGGTTAGGCTGATTGGTTGCTGCTTGGAGAAGGGGGAGAAGATgctcatatatgaatatatgccAAATAAAAGCCTCGATGCCTTGCTGAAAG ATCCAGAAGGCCGCATATTGTTGAATTGGGGAAAGAGGTCCAATATCATCATGGGAATTGCAAGGGGGCTCCTTTATCTTCACCAAGATTCTCGACTTAACATCATTCATCGGGATCTCAAGGCTGGCAACGTGTTGTTAGATGAGCAACTAAATCCTAAGATTTCTGACTTTGGAATGGCAAGAATTTTCAGTGGAGTTCACGGACAAGAAACTACCAGTGTTGTTGTTGGCACATA CGGATACATGGCACCAGAATATGCTATGGATGGCGTGTTCTCGACTAAATCTGATGTCTACAGCTTTGGTATTTTGTTGCTGGAAATCATCAGTGGCCAACTGAATTCAAGTTTCGTTGATACTCAACAGGCTCACAGCCTTGTCGAGCAT GCCTCGAGATTGTGGGGTGAAGGAAACGGGAAAGGGTTCGTTGATCCAGTCCTGAAAGACACAAGTTCAACCGGTGAAATGCTAAGATGTCTGCAAATTGGCTTGCTCTGCATTCAAGATTTTGCAAGCAGACCAACCATGTCAACAGTGGTTCTCATGCTTGGGAACAAGTCTCTGGATCTTCCCTTACCCAGGCAACCTGCATTTATCTAG
- the LOC116263927 gene encoding cysteine-rich receptor-like protein kinase 6, whose product MGRVPSSFIFLIVLLLPLKLVDMAETPFWFCASSSLYAANSTFDLNLRRALASLVANVSLTGFYNATVGKEPDQVIAAVQCRGDLDAEACQACVSASATQVIQRCSKNRAALFAFQGCITYYRDANFTIPQSFMNFSLPGPGAIPDPQRFRPILIPFFNNLIVSATTKPSGRFFWGDKFHYTKDITVYGTAQCVQYLAPRDCKSCLDIAFIRMLKDVADRQGGAIFYNLACSVRYETYPFFTPSSHKIDPSSVNFITSNCSPPASSDIVGTPYHINLKALLHYLIDQAPISGFYSDTAGVGSNQVYGQVLCRGDVPVDVCWNCTAQAATKIQELCPNSRRAIIWLDRCQLRYSDVNFAGTVDVYDRACQPGLGDSPSPATFNQNLRFLISNLTSLATQSSRNRFFATGLSVGSESERIYAMVQCVRDIPMDRCSWCLQNASSDIEGCSNGKQGGRILTGSCNLAFGAQPFFFGDPTVVTLPQPNNGHKRWWIFAIIGIIGGVILAAAIAFCLVRRRQQRKTKYKEASSVDVEDIKENEADCSLPQISLRAIQNATDNFSEENQLGEGGYGPVYKGKLSNGQEVAVKRLSVNSGQGLKEFRNEVELIAKLQHTNLVRLIGCCLEKGEKLLIYEYMPNRSLDALLKDAEGRKLLAWEKRSNIIMGIARGILYLHQDSRLNIIHRDLKAGNVLLDDQLNPKISDFGMARIFSGVQGQATTSVVVGTYGYMAPEYAMDGVFSTKSDVYSFGILLLEIISGQLNASFSASYQARSLVVHAWSLWSEQKGTEFIDPVLKHTSSATEIIRCLQIGLLCVQEEAASRPTMSTVVVMLGNNSVDLPLPGQPAFLQGNGVESSQKHSAGLESGTFASPK is encoded by the exons ATGGGCAGAGTACCCAGCTCTTTCATCTTCCTTATTGTCCTTCTCCTGCCACTGAAACTCGTTGATATGGCCGAGACTCCCTTTTGGTTCTGCGCCAGCAGCTCACTCTACGCGGCGAACAGCACCTTCGACCTCAACCTGCGCCGCGCATTGGCTTCTCTGGTAGCCAACGTTTCCCTTACCGGCTTCTACAACGCCACCGTGGGCAAGGAACCCGACCAAGTCATTGCCGCGGTTCAGTGCCGAGGCGACCTCGACGCCGAAGCTTGTCAGGCCTGTGTATCCGCGTCTGCCACGCAGGTCATCCAGCGCTGCTCCAAAAACAGAGCGGCTCTCTTTGCCTTCCAGGGCTGCATCACGTACTACCGCGATGCCAACTTTACTATACCTCAATCGTTCATGAATTTTTCTCTCCCGGGCCCTGGAGCCATCCCCGACCCCCAAAGATTCAGGCCCATACTCATTCCCTTCTTCAACAACCTCATCGTTTCCGCCACCACCAAACCTTCAGGACGCTTCTTCTGGGGCGACAAGTTCCATTACACAAAAGACATTACTGTCTACGGCACCGCACAGTGCGTACAATACTTGGCACCACGGGACTGTAAATCTTGCTTAGACATTGCCTTCATCCGAATGCTCAAAGATGTTGCAGACAGACAAGGCGGTGCAATATTTTATAACTTGGCATGTTCTGTAAGATACGAGACATATCCCTTTTTCACTCCCTCATCTCACAAGATTGACCCTAGCAGTGTCAATTTCATCACGTCGAACTGCTCCCCACCAGCATCTAGCGATATCGTTGGTACCCCCTATCACATAAACCTCAAGGCTCTTCTCCATTATCTGATAGACCAGGCTCCTATCTCTGGCTTCTATAGCGACACCGCCGGCGTGGGCTCCAACCAAGTCTATGGCCAAGTCTTATGCCGAGGCGACGTCCCTGTTGACGTTTGCTGGAACTGCACAGCGCAGGCTGCGACCAAAATCCAAGAGCTGTGCCCCAACAGTAGAAGGGCAATCATATGGCTCGACCGCTGCCAGTTGCGCTACTCCGACGTGAACTTCGCCGGCACGGTAGACGTCTATGACAGAGCATGCCAGCCAGGATTGGGGGATTCACCTAGCCCAGCGACCTTCAATCAGAATTTGAGATTCCTCATCTCCAACCTGACCTCGCTGGCGACGCAGAGCTCCCGTAATCGCTTCTTTGCTACAGGGCTTTCTGTGGGTAGTGAATCAGAGAGGATCTATGCTATGGTGCAGTGCGTGCGAGATATACCCATGGACCGATGTAGCTGGTGCTTGCAGAATGCCAGCTCTGATATTGAAGGATGCTCTAATGGAAAGCAAGGCGGTCGAATTCTCACCGGAAGCTGCAACCTAGCTTTTGGAGCGCAGCCCTTCTTTTTCGGCGATCCAACAGTGGTAACACTCCCGCAGCCCAATAATG GGCATAAGCGCTGGTGGATATTTGCTATCATCGGCATCATTGGAGGGGTAATCTTAGCAGCAGCTATCGCATTCTGCTTAGTTCGGAGAAGACAACAAA GGAAGACAAAATATAAAGAGGCCTCCTCGGTTGATGTTGAGGACATAAAAGAGAATGAGGCAGACTGTAGTTTACCGCAAATCAGCCTAAGGGCTATACAAAATGCTACAGACAATTTTTCAGAAGAAAATCAGCTTGGAGAAGGTGGATATGGTCCTGTTTATAAG GGAAAGCTTTCCAATGGACAAGAAGTAGCTGTGAAGAGGTTGTCTGTAAACTCTGGGCAAGGTCTGAAGGAATTCAGGAATGAAGTTGAGTTGATAGCCAAACTTCAACATACAAACCTGGTTAGGCTGATCGGTTGCTGCTTGGAAAAGGGGGAGAAGCTgcttatatatgaatatatgcccAATAGAAGCCTCGATGCCTTGCTGAAAG ATGCAGAAGGTCGCAAATTGTTGGCTTGGGAAAAGAGGTCCAATATCATCATGGGAATTGCAAGGGGAATCCTTTATCTTCACCAAGATTCTCGACTCAACATCATTCACCGGGACCTGAAGGCTGGCAACGTGTTGCTAGATGACCAACTGAATCCTAAGATCTCTGACTTTGGAATGGCAAGGATTTTCAGTGGAGTTCAAGGACAAGCAACGACCAGTGTTGTTGTTGGAACATA CGGATACATGGCTCCAGAGTATGCCATGGATGGCGTGTTCTCGACCAAATCTGATGTCTACAGCTTTGGTATTTTGTTACTGGAAATCATCAGCGGCCAACTGAATGCAAGTTTTAGTGCTAGTTATCAAGCTCGTAGCCTTGTCGTGCAT GCCTGGAGCTTGTGGTCTGAACAGAAAGGGACAGAATTCATTGATCCGGTCCTGAAACACACAAGTTCAGCAACTGAAATTATAAGATGTCTGCAAATTGGCTTGCTCTGTGTTCAAGAGGAAGCTGCAAGCAGGCCAACCATGTCAACTGTGGTTGTCATGCTTGGCAACAATTCTGTGGATCTTCCCTTGCCCGGCCAACCTGCATTTCTGCAGGGGAATGGTGTGGAATCAAGTCAAAAACATTCTGCTGGTTTGGAGTCTGGAACTTTTGCCAGTCCAAAGTGA
- the LOC126410512 gene encoding putative cysteine-rich receptor-like protein kinase 9, which yields MGRIPRCFVFLVVLLQPLKLAEMADAPFWYCASSSTYTANSTFDHNLRRALASLAANVSLAGFYNATVGKKPDEVIAVALCRGDLDGEACQACVSESATQVIQRCPSNRGAFFVLRGCISYYRDTNFTIPQSFLNFSQSSPDAIPDPQNSGLYSFPSSAISSFPPSPTIQDAYSGATSSITQKILLSTAQHSAYNTWHHGTVSLA from the coding sequence ATGGGCAGAATACCCCGTTGCTTCGTCTTCCTTGTGGTCCTTCTCCAGCCACTGAAACTCGCCGAGATGGCCGACGCTCCTTTTTGGTACTGTGCCAGCAGCTCAACTTACACGGCGAACAGCACCTTCGACCACAACCTGCGCCGCGCATTGGCTTCTCTGGCAGCCAACGTTTCCCTCGCCGGCTTCTACAACGCCACCGTGGGCAAGAAACCCGACGAAGTCATTGCGGTGGCTCTGTGCAGAGGCGACCTCGACGGGGAAGCTTGTCAGGCCTGTGTATCTGAGTCCGCCACACAGGTCATTCAGCGCTGCCCCAGCAACAGAGGGGCCTTCTTTGTCTTGCGGGGCTGCATCTCGTACTACCGCGATACCAACTTTACTATACCTCAATCGTTCTTGAATTTTTCTCAGTCGAGCCCTGATGCCATCCCCGACCCCCAAAATTCAGGCCTATActcatttccttcttcagcCATCTCATCGTTTCCGCCATCACCAACCATTCAGGACGCTTATTCTGGGGCTACAAGTTCCATTACACAGAAGATATTACTGTCTACGGCACAGCACAGTGCATACAATACTTGGCACCACGGGACTGTAAGTCTTGCTTAG
- the LOC126410511 gene encoding cysteine-rich repeat secretory protein 38-like: MLKDFADRQGGAVFYNLECSVRYETYPFFTPSSHKIESSSVNFITSICSPPASIDMVGTPYHINLKALLYYLTDKAPMSGFYSDTMGLGSNQVYGQVLCRGDVPVDVCWNCTAQAATKIQELCPNSSSAIIWLDRCQLRYSDVNFAGMVDVYDRACQGGLGDSSSPANFNQSLRILISNLTSQATQSSSSRFFAAGVSVVGESQRIYAMVQCVRDIPVDRCKWCLDNAGSNIEGCFNGKQGGRILTGSCNLAFGAQPFFFGDPTVVSLPQTNHGESPLPLSRIT; encoded by the coding sequence ATGCTCAAAGATTTTGCAGACAGACAAGGTGGTGCAGTTTTTTATAACTTGGAATGTTCTGTAAGATACGAGACGTATCCCTTTTTCACTCCCTCATCTCACAAGATTGAATCTAGCAGTGTGAATTTCATCACGTCAATCTGCTCCCCACCAGCATCTATTGATATGGTTGGTACCCCCTATCACATAAACCTCAAGGCTCTGCTCTATTATCTGACAGACAAGGCACCTATGTCTGGCTTCTACAGCGACACGATGGGCCTGGGCTCCAACCAAGTGTATGGCCAAGTCTTGTGCCGAGGCGACGTCCCTGTTGACGTTTGCTGGAACTGCACAGCCCAGGCTGCAACCAAAATCCAAGAGCTGTGCCCCAACAGTAGCAGCGCAATCATATGGCTCGACCGCTGCCAGTTGCGCTATTCCGACGTGAACTTCGCCGGCATGGTTGATGTCTATGACAGGGCATGCCAGGGTGGATTAGGGGATTCATCCAGCCCAGCCAACTTCAATCAGAGTTTGAGAATCCTCATCTCCAACCTGACCTCGCAGGCGACGCAGAGCTCTTCCAGTCGCTTCTTTGCCGCAGGAGTTTCTGTGGTTGGTGAATCACAGAGGATCTATGCTATGGTGCAGTGCGTGAGAGATATACCCGTGGACCGATGTAAGTGGTGCTTGGATAACGCCGGCTCTAATATCGAAGGATGCTTTAATGGAAAACAAGGCGGTCGGATTCTCACCGGAAGCTGCAACCTAGCTTTTGGAGCGCAGCCCTTCTTTTTCGGCGATCCGACGGTGGTATCTCTCCCCCAGACCAATCATGGTGAGTCCCCACTCCCACTCAGTCGAATCACATGA